CAGCGCAGGGAACCCATGACTGGAGGAGGGGAACGACGATGGCCCACCTACGACTCGCCTGGGTCCTGTCCGGACGTGGTTGGGCCGACTGCATCGTCAGCGACCACCAGGCGGAAGCCGAAATCACTGAGGGTTTTCAGCTCGGCCGCTGATCGGGTGACGTTGGTGGCGTGCGCAACGCACGAGGCTCCCGTGCCGTTGGGAGGAGGTGTTCGAAGTCTCAACCCACAGGCACAGGAGCCGCGTTGATTCCGTATTCTGCCGCACTCGACCTGCCCCACGCCCTGGTCGAGTGGGTCACCATGCTCATCGTCACCCGCGAGGGTGGCCGCCGCTGCAAGCTCCCGCCGCACCAGCGTGCTCTGGCCGGCCTGGTGTACCTGCGCAGGCACGACACCCTCGCCCAGATCGCCGCGGGTTTCGGTATCTCTGTCGGCACCGCCCACGCCTACGCGTCGGCCGGCATCAATCTGCTCGCCGACCGAGCGCCCGGCCTGCCGCGTGCCCTGCGCGAAGCCGACCCGGACCACGTCCTGCTGGACGGCACTCTCGCGGAGTGCGACCGAGTCGGCGACAGCCGGGCCGACTACTCCCGTCAAGCACCGCCGGCACGGAGTGGACGTGCAGGTGGTGACCGATCCAGCCGGCGGGCTGCTGTGGCTCTCGCCCGCATTGCCCGGCCGGGCCCGCGACCTGAGGGCGGCTCGCACCCACCGGATCATCCGGATCTGCGAACGCCAGGGCTCCCCGGTCCTCGCTGACCGGGCCTACATAGGTGCCGACCCATGGGTGACGCCACCCCTCAGACGCCCACCCGGCCGCGAACTGACACCAACCCAGCAAACCGACAACCGCACGCTGTCCGCGGCACGAGCACCAGTCGAGCGTGGCGTCACACGACTGAAGTCGTGGCGGATCTTCCACCGGTCCCGATGCAGCCCGAATCGAATGACGTCAATCTCCGCCGCCATCCTCACCCTGGAGCGGCAACACTGAAAGAGCTCACTAATTGAAATACAAGCCCTACCTGGGCACCGGAGCTGACGCCGGCACGTCGGCGGCCGTCCTCTGGGCTGTCACGCCGCACAAGCTGATCGAGTCGTTTCCCCATCCCCTTCGGCAGACTCGACGCGGCCCCGGGCAAGGCTGGTGATGGCACGCCGTCAGGGACCCGTCAGCGCAGAACCTGCTCGCGGTAGCGCGCGACCTGTGCGGCGTCCCACCACTCGGCCGACACGTACTGTGGCGCGCATCGCGGGAGCCGGTGACTCACCAGTGTCGAGATGTGCCGGCTCTGTTCCGTCGCGATGCTGGTTGCCGCGACTCCGACCGGGATCCGCACGAAGTCGCCCGGCTGGAGTTCGACGCTGCCGTGCTGGGTCACCAGCAGGCGGGTGCCCGACACCTGGAACTGGATGTCGTCGGCGTTGCGGTGTCGGGTGTAGACGAGCCCGGGGTCGCGGTCGAGGTCGACCACCTCGATCAGGGCTGTCGCCCCTCGCCAGATCACCGACGTGGCGCATGTGCCCGTCGCCGGTTGCGGTACCCGCAGGACCGCGAGGCGTTCCTTCTCCTGATGGACCTGCTCAAGGATCAGCCGCTCGTCCGAGCGGTGGGCGGCCACGTCATGGTCCGGTTCGCTGCTGCCGAGACAGTCGGTGATCATTTCGTTGACGATCGCAGGCTCCCAGCCCTCGAACGGCGGGATCCTGGCCTCGGAGACCGACACGGGCTCGCGTTCCTCGGTGTAACCCTCGGGCAGGTACCAGATCACATGGATGTCGTTGCGGCCCCAGTTGTCGTGGCACACCCCGCAGGGGATGCGCACGAAGTCGCCGGGTCGCAGCTCGGCGGTACCGAGCTCCGTCATCAGCGTGCGGTGGCCGGTGACCTGGTAGGCCATCTCGTCGACGTCGAGATTGCGGTGGTAGATCGGCTGACGGGAATTCATGTTCGTCCACTCGATGCGGCCTCCGGGCCCCTGGTAGATCCACCGCGGGGGCGCGAACTCCTGGTCACGGAAGGTGGCCCCGGCGCGCACGACCTGGACGAGCTCGACGTCGGACCACATGGCGCCGTGCGGCCCCGGGCCCGGCTGCGCGCGCTGGAGCAGCAGCCGCTCGCTGCGCCGCAGCGTGCGGGCCGGCGTGGTGTAGGGGAACACCGCGAGACGCTCCTGGACGATGGTGTCCTCGGTATCGGACATCGGTCAGCACACCTTTCCATGAGTGCGACCAGTCGCCGACGCGCACGCCTGTCCTGCGCGCGGCCTGCGGATATCGGTCATGGGAGTGGAGCGGCGAGTCGCATGAGGGGGCCGCCGCGGGACATACGTCGATCACTCGTACCCGCATCCGGGCAGCGAGGCTTGTCGCGTGTTCATGCCTCCGTGTGCAAGAGCCGGAGAATGTCCTGGAGGCTTTCCCAGATCATGTCGCCCCTCTCCCACGGTGCCGCGTGTCCTTCCCTGCACCGGTGCCCCTCGACGAGGCGAAGCCCGTCCACGTGGCCGAGATGCGCTGCGAACCGCTCTTTCTGGTTCATGGGCACGAGCATGTCCTCGGAGCTCTGGTCCAGCACGATCAGCTGTGGTGCTCTGCCCTCTCGGATCCGCCGGGCGATGTCCGCCGGGTCGAAGCGCGCCGGGCTCGCGGCGGCCCACGTCGTCCTCTCGGCACCGAAGGCGTTCGACAGCAGCGTCCCGTACTCCTGACGGAGATGCTCGTGCGAGTCGCCGAGTCCGTCGGTCAGCTCCGGAAGGTCGTACAGGCCGTTGAGGCCGACCAGCGCGGCCGGGCAGGGAGCGTCAGGAAGCTCCAGCCCGTGATGGAGCGGTGCCTGGAGGATTGCCTGGAACGCGATGCAGGCGCCACAGCTGTGGCCCGAGAGGATGTACGAGCGGTCGGTGAGGCCGAACGAACGCAGCAGAGCCAGCCCATGCAGGACGTCGCTCACGTGGTCGGGGTGGACGGCCTCACGGGCGGGATCCGCGTGGTTGTCCCTGACGGCGTCGTAGGGCAGGGAAGGGTGCGTGGGGAACTGCGAGACCCGGTAATTGAGCGAGGCGACGGCGGTGATCGGCTGTGCCGGGCCGGAGAAGGCGTGGGCGACGGTCGGCTCGATCGACGCGGAGGTGAGCTGGGGGTCGCGCCAGGCACCTCCGTGGATGTGGACGTGGTAGCGCGGCACGGCAGGGCCGGGGGCCGCCACCGGAAGACGCTCGGCCGCGGTGCCGACCAGGTCCAGCGTCTCCGGCGTCCTGGGCAGATAGATGCTGAGGGTCTGGAAGCGATCGGCATGAGGGAAATACGGGATGTCCTCGGCCACGACAACGGGTACTTGCTGAGCAAGCAGAGGGCTCGTAACCTCGGCGAGTCGCCATTTCACCGGCCCGGAGCCTTCGACGTTCATTGCGGTGCCCACTTTCTTCGAGGTGTTCGTCAACAGCGCGGAAACGACGGTTGTGGCGTGCTCGGGAAGATTCCGTCCGTCTCGCGGTGCCTGGCACGCCCGGATTTCACGGGCGCGCCCATCAAACGGCGGTTGCCGACCGGAATCAGAATCCGGCGGGCAGCTTGAAGGCGTTGCCGGTGAACGGGGACGTGTCGAGCCAGAGGTACTGGAAGGAGCGGCTGGTGAAGACCCAGCCGTTTTCCGAGCGCCTGAGGCGGTCCACGGCGACGCTGTGGTTCCGGTAGTACGTCTCGCCCGGTCCGCGCGCGGCCTCGTGGCAGATGATGCTGGTGGTCGCCTCGTCGCCGTGGATCTCGATCGGGCCCGGTACCGCGAACTGCACGAAGAAGTCCCGCTCGTCTCGCAGCTTCCGGAACGTGGAAACGATGTCGTCCACGCCGACGGCATGCACGCGCTCGCCGATCGTCCACTCCGCGTCCTCGGCCCAGGTCGCGCGGAAACGGTCGGTGTCGCCCCGGGTGGCGGCGTCGGCGAAGCGAGCGACGGTGTCCCGGATTGCTGCTTCGTCCAGCAGACGAGACAGTGCGTTCTCGATATCTGTCGTGGTCATGAGTTTCTCCTGCATGGTGGACAGCTGGTCCGGCCGGGAAGTCCGAGAAGGCCCGGGTCCGGTGTTCGTCGTGTTCTTCATGGTGAGGCCGCCGTGGCATACGCACCAG
This is a stretch of genomic DNA from Streptomyces sp. TG1A-8. It encodes these proteins:
- a CDS encoding nuclear transport factor 2 family protein, whose protein sequence is MTTTDIENALSRLLDEAAIRDTVARFADAATRGDTDRFRATWAEDAEWTIGERVHAVGVDDIVSTFRKLRDERDFFVQFAVPGPIEIHGDEATTSIICHEAARGPGETYYRNHSVAVDRLRRSENGWVFTSRSFQYLWLDTSPFTGNAFKLPAGF